A genomic segment from Bryobacteraceae bacterium encodes:
- a CDS encoding serine/threonine-protein kinase produces the protein MIGQTVGQFVITQKLGEGSMGEVYKARDTQVNREVAIKLLRRDLATLSNVVDRFRQEAQSLAQLNHPNIAGLYTFFQHESGHVMAIEYVPGRTLERILADHGRLDEGTATGIAFQVLAALDHAHSLGVIHRDIKPANIMVSDAGAVKVTDFSIAKIVGGAKLTKRGSIVGTMEYMAPERLQGLPSDSRADLYSTGAVLYETLTGHVPFEREREVDLIQAHIRDLPPPMSSHGRAVSPAVEAVTMRALAKDPAERFANAAAFQQALSEAVSNPGATPQTAWTADAGAPSMWSQFSGYTIPLPGVPARFSKAPVVAAVTLACILFVAAIVMLLIPAAPAPSRPPVAPAPETATDPAPEPTPPPDNRFDPSQGIPVDTSGANEAQPPAMPPAAGDAEQQERRRKALEALGIDDGNP, from the coding sequence ATGATCGGACAAACGGTGGGGCAGTTCGTGATCACGCAAAAACTCGGCGAAGGCTCGATGGGAGAAGTGTACAAGGCCCGGGACACACAGGTGAATCGCGAAGTGGCGATCAAGCTTCTGCGTCGGGATCTGGCCACGCTCTCGAACGTGGTGGACCGCTTCCGGCAAGAGGCGCAGAGCCTGGCGCAGCTCAACCATCCGAATATCGCCGGGCTGTACACGTTCTTCCAGCACGAGTCCGGCCATGTGATGGCGATCGAGTACGTGCCGGGGCGAACCCTGGAGCGGATTCTGGCCGACCACGGCCGGCTCGACGAGGGCACGGCGACGGGGATTGCGTTCCAGGTTCTGGCGGCGCTCGACCACGCTCACTCGCTCGGCGTGATCCACCGCGATATCAAGCCGGCGAACATCATGGTGAGCGACGCGGGCGCGGTGAAGGTAACCGACTTCAGCATCGCGAAGATCGTCGGCGGGGCGAAGTTGACCAAGCGCGGCAGCATCGTGGGGACCATGGAGTACATGGCTCCGGAGCGGCTGCAAGGCTTGCCCTCCGATTCGCGCGCCGATCTCTACTCGACTGGCGCGGTGTTGTATGAAACGCTCACCGGCCACGTGCCGTTCGAGCGCGAGCGCGAGGTGGATCTGATTCAGGCGCACATTCGGGACCTGCCGCCACCGATGTCGTCTCATGGACGGGCCGTATCGCCGGCGGTGGAAGCGGTGACGATGCGCGCGCTCGCCAAGGACCCGGCCGAGCGGTTCGCCAACGCCGCGGCGTTTCAGCAGGCGCTCTCGGAGGCGGTGTCGAATCCGGGCGCGACGCCACAGACTGCCTGGACGGCCGATGCCGGGGCGCCGAGCATGTGGAGCCAGTTCTCCGGCTATACGATTCCGCTGCCGGGGGTCCCGGCGCGATTCTCGAAGGCGCCGGTAGTGGCGGCCGTGACGTTGGCTTGCATCCTGTTTGTCGCAGCGATCGTGATGCTATTGATTCCGGCGGCGCCGGCGCCCTCGCGGCCACCCGTGGCGCCGGCTCCGGAAACGGCAACCGATCCAGCGCCGGAGCCGACGCCGCCGCCGGACAACCGCTTCGATCCGAGCCAGGGAATCCCGGTGGACACGTCGGGCGCCAACGAAGCGCAACCACCGGCCATGCCGCCGGCGGCTGGCGACGCCGAGCAGCAGGAGCGACGGCGAAAGGCGCTCGAAGCGCTCGGGATCGACGACGGGAATCCATAG